The Methanocellales archaeon genome has a window encoding:
- a CDS encoding protein kinase yields MADFARFEIESFSKSPSAFFKRIESEYILRIEKNITISEFQKMISDPVLDGDALILFLEILRHVGIKIRWHEAILVSTPELMHWNHDEFGDPIQAVQIGYDALECVSLKDCLEKPDFESQYNMILFNIANGWLSLGRYKKSIALFQEALDLAEKRDDRLSVAQIYQNLGVCYRGINDLFKAKECYKTAFRIYEKMNHPSADICWGNLRSIEVDLSFPPNGIIEISGIKTTSGFVIKHPNWDFYKPEQTFPIIPFKNRELDDCPLSSNQWLRSSTGLKYEIKEGLGSGGAGVVYKALIEGIKELVAIKVLAPDYRFRSSPSMRERFEREIQRLQSLSPDFLVAIRDRGTVFGYPYYVMDFCTGGSLRDRIDQDTLSTEGKLAVMVRIAECIDYIHSMKLIHRDLKPDNIMFKDGRALISDLGLARSVIEEDMSLTETGAIIGSKDYMSPEQRKNPKEVTKATDYYSFGVILYELFSGELPRAGSFPDYLKKIANPEVSKVVRKITEDLLNENAEYRTKRWPISIEALRTLYEKMSDRTK; encoded by the coding sequence ATGGCAGACTTTGCTAGGTTTGAAATTGAAAGCTTCTCCAAGTCACCATCAGCTTTTTTTAAAAGAATCGAATCTGAATATATACTTAGAATAGAAAAAAACATTACCATAAGTGAATTTCAGAAAATGATATCAGATCCAGTGTTGGATGGAGATGCCTTAATATTATTTTTAGAAATATTAAGACATGTCGGCATCAAGATCCGATGGCATGAAGCAATTTTAGTATCAACACCTGAACTCATGCATTGGAACCACGATGAATTTGGAGATCCAATTCAGGCAGTTCAAATTGGTTACGATGCTCTTGAATGTGTAAGCCTGAAAGATTGTTTAGAAAAGCCTGATTTTGAATCTCAATATAATATGATTCTTTTTAATATTGCTAATGGTTGGTTATCACTTGGAAGATATAAGAAGTCCATTGCTCTATTCCAAGAAGCTCTTGATTTGGCTGAGAAAAGAGATGACAGATTATCCGTCGCTCAAATATACCAGAATTTAGGAGTATGTTATCGTGGTATAAATGACCTCTTCAAGGCAAAGGAGTGTTATAAAACTGCTTTTAGAATCTATGAGAAGATGAACCATCCCAGCGCTGATATTTGCTGGGGGAATCTAAGATCTATCGAGGTAGACCTAAGTTTTCCTCCAAATGGTATTATTGAAATCTCCGGCATAAAAACAACCAGTGGATTTGTTATTAAACACCCTAATTGGGATTTTTATAAACCCGAACAAACATTTCCTATTATTCCTTTCAAAAACCGAGAATTGGATGATTGCCCCCTTTCCTCTAACCAATGGCTGAGAAGTTCGACTGGTCTTAAGTACGAGATAAAGGAAGGGTTAGGAAGTGGCGGGGCCGGTGTTGTCTATAAAGCTTTGATAGAAGGTATAAAAGAGCTGGTAGCCATAAAGGTTCTTGCCCCAGACTACAGGTTTAGGAGTTCACCGTCAATGAGAGAGCGTTTCGAGAGAGAGATTCAGAGGCTACAGAGCCTAAGCCCCGACTTTTTAGTTGCAATCAGAGATAGGGGGACTGTCTTTGGATATCCATATTATGTCATGGATTTTTGCACTGGCGGCTCTCTAAGAGACCGAATAGACCAGGATACCCTATCTACCGAAGGAAAGTTAGCCGTAATGGTTAGGATCGCAGAATGCATAGACTACATACATTCAATGAAGTTAATACACAGGGATTTAAAGCCTGATAATATCATGTTCAAAGATGGTCGCGCGCTTATCTCAGATCTTGGGTTGGCTAGAAGCGTAATAGAAGAAGACATGTCGCTAACCGAGACTGGAGCGATTATAGGCAGTAAGGATTACATGTCTCCTGAGCAAAGGAAAAACCCGAAGGAGGTTACGAAAGCAACAGATTATTACTCTTTTGGAGTTATTCTTTACGAATTGTTTTCCGGAGAGCTGCCTAGAGCAGGGTCGTTCCCTGATTATTTGAAGAAAATAGCTAATCCTGAGGTAAGTAAGGTAGTACGAAAGATAACGGAAGACCTATTAAATGAAAATGCGGAATATAGAACGAAGCGATGGCCTATCTCTATTGAAGCCCTTCGCACGCTATATGAGAAAATGTCAGATAGAACAAAGTAA